From the Thermus brockianus genome, the window GTGGTAGTGGGGGGCGTGGACGATGCGGTAAAGCACCGGGTCCCGCAGCTTGAAGTTGGGATGGGCGGGGTCAATCTTGGCCCTTAGGACCCGGCTTCCCGTGGGGAACTCTCCCCGGCGCATCCTTTCAAAGAGCTCCAGGTTTTCCTCCACGCTCCGTTCCCGGTAGGGGCTCGGCTTGCCCTGGGCCCTGAGGGCGCTCATCTCCTCCTCGGAAAGGTCGTCCACGTAGGCCTTGCCCTCTTGGATGAGGACCAGGGCGCATGCGTACATCGTTTCAAAGTAGTCCGAGGCGTAAAGGACCCTACTCGGCGTGAAGCCCAGCCAGCGCACGTCCTCCTCAATGGCCCGGGCGTACTCCTCCTTCTCCGTTTCGGGGTTGGTGTCGTCGTAGCGGAGGTTGCACTCCCCGCCAAAGTCCAGGGCAAGGCCGAAGTTGAGGACGATGCTCCGGGCGTGCCCGATGTGCAGGTAACCGTTGGGTTCGGGGGGGAAGCGGGTGAGGAGCCTGGGGTACTTTCCCTCCTTGAGGTCCCGCGCCACGATTTCGGTGATGAAGCATTCCGGGACGAGGCCCATAACCCAAGTCTACGTCAGAAACGGGGCTTCCTTTTCTCAAAGAAGGCGCGGATGCCCTCCTTGAGGTCCCCCGTTTCCCGCACCCAGGCGTTGGCCAAGGCGGCGAGGCGGAAGCCGTCCTCGAGGCCCATCCCCGGCAGGGCGAGCAGGAGCTCCTTGGTGAGGCGCAAGGAGGAGGGGGCGTTTTGCGCCACCTCCTCCGCCAGGGCCACCGCCACCTCCAGGGCCTTTCCCGGGGGGCTTAGGCGGTTCACAAGGCCCAGGGCCTTGGCCTCTTTCGCCTCCAGGAGGCGCCCCGTGAGGAGGAGGTCCTTGGCCACCTTTTCCCCCACGGCCCGCACGAGGATCACGGAGACCAGGGCGGCCACGAAGCCGATCTTGACCTCGGTGTAGCCGAGCTTGGCCCCCTCCTCCATGACCACGAGGTCGCAGGCGGTGGCCAGCCCGGCCCCGCCCGCCACCGCCGGGCCGTTCACCGCCGCCACCGTGGGCTTGGGGAAGGTGTAGAGGCGGTGGAAGAGGCGCATGAGGGAAAGGGAGTGGCGGTAGTTTTCCTCCGCCCCCATCTCCGTGACCCTTTCCAAAAAGGCCAGGTCCGCCCCAGCGCTAAAGGCCTGGCCCTTTCCCGTGAGGACCACCGCCTTGGCCTCGGGGTCTTCCTCCGCCTCGTCCAGGGCCTTCAGGAGGCCCTCCACCATGGCGGGGGAGAGGGGGTTGCGCCGCTCGGGGTCGTTCAGGTAAAGGCGGTAGACCCGCCCGCGTTCCACCTGGACCATGCCCCCATTGTAGTGGGAAAGCCTTCCTGCTAGACTGCCCTTAGCCCGCACAGGAAGAGGCCGAGGCCCTGCGGGCTAGGAGGTGGTGTAGATAAAGGAGTACCTGGTAAACGAACGCATCCGCGCCAAACAGGTGAGGGTCATCGGACCCGACGGGCAGCAACTCGGCATCATGGACACGCGGGAGGCCTTGCGCCTTGCGGAGGAGCAGGACCTGGACCTGGTCCTGGTGGGCCCCACCGCCGACCCCCCCGTGGCCCGCATCATGGACTACTCCAAGTGGCGCTACGAGCAGCAGGTGGCGGAGAAGGAGGCCCGGAAGAAGGCCAAGCGCACCGAGGTCAAGTCCATCAAGTTCCGGGTCAAGATTGACGACCACGACTATCAGACCAAGCTCAACCATATCAAGCGCTTCCTGGAGGAGGGGCACAAGGTCAAGGTCACCATCATGTTCCGGGGGCGGGAGATGAGCCACCCCGAGCTTGGGGAAAGGCTTTTGAACCGCGTGGCCGAGGACCTCAAGGGCCTTGCCGTGGTGGAGATGAAGCCCGAGCTTTTGGGCCGGGATATGAACATGCTCCTGGCGCCCGCCAAGGTGTCTGCCTAGACGGAAGGCTTTGCCCTTGGTATAGTGGGAGGGCTTTTGGGGAGCCCTTAAGACCCCCTGGAGGGGCGCTTCCCAAGGGCAGGAGGAAGCGTATGCCAAAGATGAAGACCCATAAGGGCGCCAAGAAGCGGGTAAAGGTGACCGCTTCGGGCAAGGTGGTGGCCATGAAGACGGGCAAGCGGCACCTCAACTGGCACAAGTCCGGTAAGGAGATCCGGCAGAAGGGGCGGAAGTTCACCCTGGCCAAGCCCGAGGCGGAGCGGATCAAGCTCCTCCTCCCCTACGCGTAAAGGAGGTAGTGGATGCCGCGCGCCAAAACCGGGGTTGTCCGCCGCAGGAAGCACAAGAAGATCCTGAAGCTCGCCAAGGGTTACTGGGGCCTCCGCTCCAAGAGCGTGCGCAAGGCCCGGGAAACCCTCTTCGCCGCCGGGAACTATGCCTATGCCCACCGCAAGCGGAAGAAGCGGGATTTCCGCAAGCTCTGGATCGTGCGCATCAACGCCGCTTGCCGCCAACACGGGCTCAACTACTCCTCCTTCATCCACGGCTTGAAGAAGGCGGGGGTGGAGCTGGACCGCAAGGTCTTGGCGGATCTGGCGGTGCGGGAGCCCCAGGTCTTTGCCGAGCTCGTGGAGAAGGCCAAGGCCGCCCGGGCCTCGGCCTAAAGCGGGCCCCTTTGCGCCCTGCGGGAGGCTTCCTGGCAGGGCGCCATTTCCCTATGCCGCCTGAGCTTTACGTGGTCTTGGTGGCCGCCCTGCCCGTGGTGGAGCTAAGGGGGGCGATCCCCTTGGGGGTGGCCTTAGGGCTTCCCCCGTGGGAGGCTTTCCTCTTAAGCCTTCTCGGCAACCTCTTGGTGGCTCCCGTGGCCCTGGCGCTCCTGCCCTGGGCGGTGGGCCTGGCCACCCGCAACCCCTTTTTCGCCCGGCTGTGGCGGGCCCTCGAGGCCCGGGTGCGGCTTAGAGGGGAAGAGCAGGTCCAGCGGCTTGGGGCCCTAGGCCTTTTCCTCTTTGTGGCCGTGCCCCTTCCGGGCACCGGGGCTTGGAGCGGGGCGGTCCTCGCCGTGGTGCTCGGGCTTAGGCGGCGCTACGCCCTCCTGGCCATCTCCTTGGGGGTCTTAGGCGCGGGGCTTATCGTCCTCCTCCTTACCGGGGGGGCGGTGGCCGGGCTAAACTACCTGCGATGAGCGTTTTCCTCTTCCCCTTGGCCTACCTGGTGGGGGCGCTTCCTTTGGGCCACTGGCTTGCCCGGCGGCGGGGGGTGGACCTGCGCACGGCAAGCCCCTACACCTTAGGCCTAGAGAACGCCTTTAGGCGCCTGGGCGTGGGGCTTACCCTCCTGGCCTTTGTCCTGGATTTCTTGAAAGGGTATTTGCCCCTTCTTTTGGGGCGTGCCCTCGGGCTTTCCCTGGCGGAGCTTCTCCTTTTGGGGATAGCGGCCTACCTGGGCCACCTCTACCCCCTTTTCCTCCGCGACCCTTGGCCGCTTCGGGCCAAGGGGGCCGGGGTCCTCTTGGGCATCGTGGCGGGGCTTCCCTTGCCCCCCGCCTTGGGGATGGTGCCCGTGGCCTTGGGCCTTACCCTTTACGCCCTCACGGGCTACGCCTCCTTGGGGGCCTTGGGGCTTCCCTTGGGCCTCCTCTTGGCGGGGTTCCCCGGGGGGTGGGGCGGGGCGGAAAGGCTTCTCGCCTTGGGGCTTTTCCTCCTCGCCCTTTGGCGCTACAAGGAAAACTTGGGCCGGATCCTCGAGGGCACCGAACCTAAGCTGGGAAACCCCTTGCCCCTTCCCTCGGAGCGGCAGGTGGTCTGCGCCTTCCTCATCCACCCCCTCACCCTGGAGGATTTCTGGCAAAGCCCCCGGTTTCGCTGGCTTAGGCCTTTGGTCCGCCTGGGGCTTCTGCGGCAGGGGTGGATGGAATGGCTGGCGGAGCGCTTCCGCCCCATGAAGGTGGGGGAGGTGCGCGGGGTCAAGACGGCGGATGGGCGGGAGGTGCTCTGCCACCTGATCTCCGCTCCCCTTCTGCCCCACCAGATCAAGGGGAAGCCGGAGCTGGCGGTAAAGCGGGCCATCCAGGGGGCGAGGCTTGCCCGGGAGCTTGGGGCCACGGTGGTGGGTCTTGGGGCCTTTTGGAGCGTGGTGGGGGAGAAGGGGAAGAAGGTACAGGAAGCGGTGCCGGGGATTGAGGTGACCAACGGGGGCGCCTACACCGCGGGCACGGTAAAGGCGGCCATCCCCCAGATCCTCGCCCACTTCGCCCAAAGCGGCAAGGACCTAAAGGCCACCACCGCCGCCGTGGTGGGGGCCAACGGGGTGGTGGCCTTCGGCATTGCCCGGCAGATCGCCCCCCTGGTGGGCCGGCTTGTCCTGGTGGGGCGGGACCTGGAACGGCTTGGGCGGGCGGCGGAGACCTTGAGGAAGAACCTGGAGCGCAAAGGGGAAGCCCCGGAGATCCGGGTAAGCACCGAGGTGGCGGCCATCCGGGAGGCGGACCTCGTCTTCACCGCCACCAGCGACCCCAACCCCGTCATCTACCCCGAGCACGTGAAGCCCGGGGCCTGGATCTACGACGAGGGGGTGCCCCCGGACGTCCACCCCTCCGTGCGGGAGGTGCCGGGGGTGCGGGTCATCCCCGGAGGGGTGGTGCGGCTTCCCGGGGAGGCGTGGGCCACCTTGGACCTCCACTTCGGCGCTCCCAACCAGGTGCCCGCCTGCCTGGCGGAAACCATGATCCTGGCGGCGGAGGAGGCCTTTGACCGCAAGAGTCTCGGGGGGGAGGTTAGGGCGGAGAACATCCAGTTCTTCGTGGAGCGGGCGGAGGCCTTGGGCTTCCGGGTGGTGGATTAGTGTGGCTTCTCCTTTCCCCCACGGCCCTCGAGGCCCCCTTCCTGGAAGGGGAGGCCTTCTCTTTCCTCGGGCGCAAGGGGCTTAGGGGAAGGGGCTTCGTCTACCTGGAAACGGGCATCGGCAAGGTGAATGCCGCCCTAACCCTGGCCCTTTGGGCGGCCACCCACAAGGTGGAAAAGGCCCTCCTCTTGGGCATCGCCGGGGCCTATCCGGGTAGCGGCCTCCGCCCGGGGGATCTGGTCCTGGTGGGGGAGGAGGTGGAGGCGGACCTGGGCGTAAGGGAGGGCCTAAAGGCCCTGGGCTTTTCCGCTTGGGAGCAGGAAGGGGAGCGCTTCTATAACCGCTTTCCCCTGGACAAGGGCCTCACCCAGAACCTGGCCCGGCGCCTGGGCCTTCGGGTCGTCACCGGCCTCACCCGGGACCTGGTTTCGGAAAGCCTCGAGGAAGCCCTGGCCTTGGCCCACCGGTGGAACGCCGCCCTGGAGAACATGGAAGGGGCAGCCTTCGCCCGGGCCTGCCTCGCCCTCGGCATCCAAGGGGCGGAGCTTCGGGCCATCTCCAACCCTGCGGGCGTCCGGGACAAGGGGGCTTGGCGGGTGAAGGAGGCGGTGGCGGCTCTGGAAAAGGCAGTGGCCCGCCTCTTGGAAGGGTAAAGGGGGCCTTCCGGCCCCCTGGAAGCGCAACCTCCCTTAGGCCTTCTTGTAGAAAGCCTCCGCCACGTCCCAGTTGAGCACGTTCCAGATGGCCTGGAGGTAATCCGCCCGGCGGTTTTGGTACTTCAGGTAGTAGGCGTGCTCCCAGACGTCAATGCCCACGATGGGGGTGAAGCCCTCCATCACGGGGTTGTCCTGGTTGGGGGTGGAGAGGACGTGGAGCTTGCCGAAGGGGTCCTTGACAAGCCAGGCCCAGCCCGAGCCGAAGCGGCCCATGGCCGCCTGGGTGAGCTTTTCCTTTAGCGCCTGGAAGCCCCCCAGTTGCTCGTCAATGGCCTTCTTGAGCTCCCCCACGGGCTCCTTGGCCCCACCCGGGGTCAGGAGTTGCCAGAAAAGGCTATGGTTCAGGTGCCCGCCCCCGTTGTTGCGCACCGCCATTTGGATGTCCTGGGGCAGGGCGGCCAGGTGGCGGAGGAGCACCTCCAGCTCCACGCCGTGGAGGTAGGGGTACTTCTCCAGGGCGGCGTTGAGGTTGTTCACGTAGGCCCCGTGGTGCTTCTGGTGGTGGATCTCCATGGTCTGGGCGTCAATGTGGGGCTCTAGGGCCGCATAGGGGTAACCGAGCTCGGGTAGCTTAAACGGATACGGCATACTTCACCTCCCAAGCTCCACTATAAAGCGCCCACCCCCCTCAGGGGGTGGGCCTTCTCACAAAGCGTCCTAGCCCTCGTGGGGCTTGGCCAGCTTTAGGGGCACCACGATGCGGTCAAATTCCTCTTCCGTGAGATAGCCCAGCTCCAAGGCCGCCTGTTTTAGGGACTTTTTCTCCTTGATGGCCTTTTTCACGATTTCCGCCGCCTTGTCGTACCCGATGGCCTTGTTCAGGGCGGTGGCCAGCATGGGGTTCTTCTGCAGGTGCTCCTCAATCCGCTCCAGGTTGGGCTCAATCCCCTTGGCCAGGTGCTCGTTGAAGGACTCCATGGCGTCTGCCAGGAGATTGATGGACTCGAGGGCCGCATCCACCATCACCGGCTTGTAGACGTTGAGCTGGAAGTTCCCCTGGCTTCCGGCAAAGGCCACGGCGTGGTCGTTGCCATAGACCCGCACCACCACCATGGTGAGGGCCTCCACCTGGGTAGGGTTCACCTTGCCGGGCATGATGGAGGAGCCGGGCTCATTGGCCGGGATGAAGATCTCCCCGATTCCCCCGTAAGGCCCCGAGGCCAGCCAGCGGATATCGTTCCCGATCTTCATGAGGGCCCCGGCCAGGGTGCGCAAAGCCCCCATTGCGTGGACCAGCTCGTCGTGGGCGGCCAAAGCGGCGAAGCGGTTCTGGGCCACCCGGAAGGGAAGGGCCGTCTCCTCCGCCAGGTACCGGGCCACCAGTTCGCCGAAGCGGGGGTGGGCGTTGAGGCCCGTGCCCACGGCGGTGCCCCCGATGGCGAGGTTGTAGAGGCCCTTTTCCGCCTCCTTCACCATCCCCAGGGTGTTCCTTAGCTGGGCGGCCCAGCTGCCGATTTCCTGCCCCAGGGTGATGGGCACGGCGTCCATGAGGTGGGTGCGCCCGATTTTGACGATGCTGTCAAAGGCCTTGGCCTTCTCCTCAAAGGTGGCGATGAGGGCTTCCGCCGCCGGGTAAAGCCGTTGGTGGAGGGCCAGGGCCGTGGCCACGTACATGGCGGTGGGGAAGGTGTCGTTGGAGCTCTGGCCCCGGTTCACGTGGTCGTTGGGGTGGACGTACTTGCTCCCCAGGGGCTTGCCCAGAATCTCCGAGGCCCGGTTGGCGATGACCTCGTTCACGTTCATGTTGGTCTGGGTGCCCGAACCCGTCTGGAAGACCACCAGGGGGAAGTGCTCGTCCAGCTTGCCCTGGACCACCTCCTCCGCCGCCTGGATGATGGCCTTGGCGATCTCCTCGGGGAGTTCGCCCAGCTCCAAGTTGGCTCTGGCGGCGGCCTTTTTTAGCATCCCGTAGGCCCTTATGACCTCTAGGGGCATGCGGAAGCGCCAGGCCCCAATCTTAAAGTGCTCCAGGGAACGCTGGGTCTGGGCTCCCCAGTACTTGTCCGCCGGCACCTTCACCTCGCCCATGGTGTCCCGCTCAATCCGGTATTCCATAGGACCACCCTCCGGCCCGATTTTACCCTTCCTCTTCGTAGGGCTGGTGGAGCTTCACGGGCTTGCCCCTTAGCCCCGCCCTGAGGTTTAGCCACTCCACGAAGACGGCGAAGCCCATGGCGAAGTAGATGTAGCCCTTGGGGATGTGGACCCCGCTCCCTTCCGCCACCAGGGTGAAGCCGATGAGGAGGAGGAAGCTTAGGGCGAGCATCTTCACCGTGGGGTGTTCGTTCACGAAGGCGTAGATCCCCTTGGAGGCCAGGAGCATGATGGCTACGGAAATGAGGATGGCCGCCACCATCACGGGCACATAGCGGGTGAGGCCCACGGCGGTGATCACGGAGTCAATGGAAAAGACGATGTCCAATAGGAGGACCTGGGCGATGACGCTGGCGAAGCTCGGGGCCACCCGCTTCACGGCATGCCCCGGTTCCCCTTCCAGCTTCTCGTGGATTTCCTTCACAGACTTGTAGATGAGGAAAAGCCCTCCGGCGATGAGGACCAGGTCCTTCCCCGTGACCTCGTGGCCCATAAGGGCGAAGAGGGGTTTCTTAAGCGCCATGATCCAGGCGATGGAGAGGAGGAAGAGGATGCGGGTTACCGCCGCCAGGCTTAGGCCCAGGACCCGGGCCCGGTCCTGCTCCTCCTTGGGAAGCTTGGAAGCCAGGATGCTGATGAAGATCACGTTGTCCACGCCCAGGACCACCTCCAGCACCGTGAGGGTGACGAGGGCGATCCAGACCTCGGGGTTAGCGAGCCACTCCATGGGCAAGAACTATACCCCATAAACTGGGGAGCATGGTGGACGTGTTGGTGGTGGGGGCTGGACCCGTGGGGCTTGCCGCTGCCATAGAGGCCAAGCGCCTTGGGCTTTCCCACCTGGTTTTGGAAAGGGGCACGGTGGCGGAGACCATCTACCGCTTTCCCCGGGACCTGGTCTTCTTCTCCGAGAGCAAGAACATAGAAATCGGCGGACACCCTCTGGTGTCCCACGGCCCCAAGCCCACCCGCAAGGAGGCCCTCCTCTACTACCAGCGCGTGGCGGAGCGGGAGGCCCTGGGTGTCCTCACCTATACCGAGGTCTTGCGCATCCAGGGCCAGGAGGGGGCCTTCCAGGTTTTCGCCCGGGAGGGGCGGGGGGAGAGGACCTTTCTCGCCCGCTACGTGGTCCTGGCCACGGGCTACTACGGCAACCCCAACCGCCTTGGGGTGCCCGGGGAGGACCTGCCCCATGTCCTTTACCGTTACGAGGAAGGGGCGGCCTTTTTCGGCCGCAAGGTGGCGGTGGTGGGGGGGAGCAACTCGGCGGTGGAGGCGGCCCTGGAGCTTTACCGGGCTGGGGCGAGGGTGACCCTGGTCCACCGGGGGAGGTGGGTGCGCCCCAGCGTCAAGTACTGGCTTCTTCCCGACTTTGAAAACCGGGTAAAGGAGGGGAGCATAGCGGCCCTTATGGAGGCGGAGGTGGAGGCCATAACCCCTGAGGGCCTTTGGCTTAGGCGCCCCGCGGGGCGGGCGTTTTTGGAGGCGGACTTCGTGCTGGTCCTCATCGGCTACCGGGCCGAGGACCGCCTTCTCCGGGAAGCCGGGGTGGCTTACGAAGGGGAAACGCCTCGCCTAAGCCCTGAGTTTGAAACCTCCATCCCGGGCCTTTTCGCCGTGGGTTCCTGCGCCTATGGCCCTGAAACCCGTTCGGTTTTCATAGAAAACGGCCGGGAACACGCCAAAGTGGCCCTTGCCGCCATCGCCAGGCGGCTTGCCCCTTGACACCCCCTTGGGGGGCAGGCTATCCTTAGCGGCAAGATGCGCTTCGCTCTAGCCCTATCCCTAGCCCTGGTCCTAATCGTAGGGCCAGCGGGGGGTAGGGTGTAGCGGTTTTAAGGCGCATCCAAACCCCCGGGAAACCGGGGGGTTTTGGTTTAGGAGGGGGCGATGAAGGGAGCGGAGGCACTCTTAAAGGCGCTGGAACGGGAAGGGGTGGAGGTGATCTTCGGCCATCCGGGCGGGGCCATCATGCCCACCTACGATGCCCTCTACGACAGCAGGATCCGCCATATTCTGGTGCGCCACGAACAGGGAGGGGTGCACGCGGCCACGGCCTATGCCCGGGCGAGCGGCCGGGTGGGGGTGGTCATGGCCACCAGTGGCCCCGGGGCGCTGAACCTGGTCACGGGGCTCGCCGACGCCTACATGGACTCCACCCCGGTGGTGGCCATCACCGGAAACGTTCCCCGGGCCCTCATCGGCACGGACGCCTTCCAGGAGGCGGACGTCACCGGGGTTACCATGCCCATCACCAAGCACAACTACCTTGTCCAGGACGTGAACGATCTCCCCCGGGTGGTCAAGGAAGCCTTCCACATCGCCGCCACGGGGCGCCCGGGGCCCGTCCTGATTGACGTTCCCAAGGACGTGCAGCTCGCCGAGTTTACGGGGGACTTTGACGTGGAGCTGGACCTGCCCGGCTACAAGCCCACCACCAAGGGCCACCCCAAGCAGATTGAGCGGGCCCTGGACGCCCTGGAAAAGGCGGAAAGACCCATCCTGATGGTGGGGGGTGGGGCCCAGCACGCCCACGCCGAGCTCCTCGCCTTCGCCGAGAAGACCGGCCTGCCCGTCATCACCACCCTGATGGGCCTCGGGGCCTTCCCCGGCAACCATCCCCTGTGGCTTGGGATGCCGGGAATGCACGGCACCGTGGCCGCCAACCGGGCCATCCACCACGCCGACGTGATCCTGGCCATCGGCCTTCGCTTTGACGACCGGGTCACGGGCAAGGTTTCCCGCTTCGCTCCCCACGCCCACACCATCATCCACGTGGACATAGACCCGGCGGAGATCGGCAAGGTAGTGCGCACCCACGTCCCCATCGTGGGGGACGCCCGGCTTGTCCTTAAGGAGATGCTCAAGGGGGCGAAGCCCCTGAAGCTTGCGGGCTGGTGGCGGGAGCTGGAGGAGTGGCGCACCCGCTACCCCTTGCGCTGGAAGCCCAAGCCCCACCTGCAAAGCCAGGAGGTGATCCGGGCCTTCTTTGAGGCCACCGGGGGGAATGCCATCGTCACCACGGGGGTGGGGCAGCACCAGATGTTTGCCGCCCAGTTCTTCCCCGTGACCCGGCCCCGGAGCTTTATCACCTCGGGGGGCCTGGGTACCATGGGGGTGGGGCTTCCCTTCGCCATCGGGGCCAAGTTCGCCCGACCGGACGAGCTCGTCATTGACTTTGACGGGGACGGTTCCTTCCAGATGACCCTGCAGGAGCTGGCCACGGTGGTGAAGTACGGCCTGGACGTCAAGGTGGTCATCCTGAATAACGGCTACCTGGGCATGGTGCGCCAGTGGCAGGACCTCTTCCACGCCAAGCGCTACTCCGAGGTCTACCTGGCGGACTCCAACCCCGACTTCGCCCGCCTGGCCGAGGCCTACGGCATCCGGGGCATCAAGGTGGAGCGGAAGGAGGACCTGAGGAAGGGCGTGGAGGCGGTCCTGAACGCCGATGGGCCCGTGGTGGCGGAGTTTAAGGTGTACCACGAGGAAGGGGTCTTCCCCATGATCCCTGCGGGGGGTGCCGCCGAGGACATGATCCTGGAGCACCCCGAGGAGAAGGCGGAGGTGGAGGCGTGAGGCACGTGATCTCGGTCCTGGTGCAGGACCATCCCCGGGTTCTGAACCGCATCACAAGCCTGTTCGCCCGCCGGGGCTTCAACCTGGAAAGCCTGGCTGTGGGGACGACCCACATGCCCGGCCTTTCCCGCATAAGCCTGGTGGTTTCCGGGGATGACCACACCCTGGAGCAGGTGGAAAAGCAACTGAACCGGCTTATAGAGGTGCTCAAGGTCACCGACCACTCCGAGCCCCACGTGGAGCGGGAGCTTTGCCTGGTGAAGGTCCACGTGGCCGGGGTGGAGGAGCGGCTTGCGGTGAAGGACATCCAGGAGGCTTTCCGGGCCCGGGTGGTGGACGTGGCCCAGAAGAGCCTCATCCTGGAGCTCACCGGCGACTCCAAGAAGGTGGATTCCTTTATTGAGGCCCTGAGGCCTTATGGGATCCTCGAGGTCATGCGCACCGGGGCCGTGGCCATGAGCCGGGGCGAGAGGACCCTTAAGGTCAGGGAAAAACGGGAGGCGGTATGAAGATCTACTACGAGCACGATGCGGACCTAGGCTTCATCCTCGGCAAGAAGGTAGCGGTCTTGGGCTTCGGCTCCCAGGGGCACGCCCACGCCCTGAACCTGAAGGAGTCGGGGGTGGACGTGCGGGTAGGCCTGAGGCCCGGTTCCAAGAGCTTCGCCAAGGCGGAGGCGGCGGGGCTCCGCGTGCTTTCCGTGGCCGAGGCGGTGCGGGAGGCGGACGTGGTCATGGTCCTTCTCCCCGACGAGGCCCAGGGGCGGGTCTACCGGGAGGAGATTGAGCCCAACCTGAGGGAAGGGGCGGCTTTGGCCTTCGCCCACGGCTTCAACATCCACTTCGGCCAGATCAAGCCCAGGCGGGACCTGGACGTCTGGATGGTGGCCCCCAAGGGGCCCGGCCACCTGGTCCGGAGCGAGTACCAAAGGGGGAGCGGGGTGCCCGCCCTGGTGGCGGTGCACCAGGACGCCTCGGGGAGCGCCTTCCCCACCGCCTTGGCCTACGCCAAGGCCATCGGGGCTGCCCGGGCCGGGGTCATCGCCACCACCTTCAAGGACGAGACGGAAACCGACCTCTTCGGGGAGCAGGCGGTGCTCTGCGGGGGGCTTACCCGGCTCATCCAGGCGGGGTTTGAGACCCTGGTGGAGGCGGGGTACCCGCCGGAGATGGCCTACTTTGAAACCGTGCACGAGGTGAAGCTCATCGTGGACCTCATCTACGAGGCGGGCTTCGCCGGGATGCGCTACTCCATCTCCAACACCGCCGAGTACGGGGACTACACCCGGGGCGAGGTGGCGGTGCCGGTGGAGGAGACCAAGCGGCGCATGCGGGAAATCCTCCGGCAGATCCAGACCGGGGAGTTCGCCCGGGAATGGATGCTGGAGAACCAGGTGGGCCAGCCCGTCCTCGAGGCCAACCGCAAGCGCTGGAAGGCCCATCCCATTGAGGAGGTGGGGGCGAGGCTTCGGGCCATGATGCCCTTCCTCAGGGCCAGGGTATTGGAGGAAGTCGGGTAACGAAGGGCCCCCCTTGGGGGGCCCTTTTCTGCAAAGGGGGGAACGATGGAGCGGCACATCCGAATCTTTGACACCACGCTTAGGGACGGCGAGCAGAGCCCAGGGGTGGCGCTTTCCTTGGACCAGAAGCTGGAAATCGCCCATGCCCTGGCCCGGCTCAACGTGGACATCATTGAGGCGGGCTTTCCCGTATCCGGGCCTTTGGAGTTTGAGGCGGTGCGGCGCATCGCCACGGAGGTAAAGGGCCCCATCATCGCCGCCTTGGCCCGCACCCACACCCTGGACATTGACCAGGCGGCCAAGGCCTTGGAGAAGGCGGAAAAGCCAAGGATTCACGTCTTCACCTCCGCCTCCAAGATCCACCTGGAGTACATGCTGAAGAAGACGGAGGAGGAGGTCTTGGAGATGGCGGACCAAATGGTCCGCTACGCCCGCCGCTACGTGGACGACGTGGAGTTTTCCGCCCAGGACGTGATGCGGGCGGACTGGGACTTCGTGAAGCGGCTTTACGAGGTGG encodes:
- a CDS encoding TerC family protein gives rise to the protein MEWLANPEVWIALVTLTVLEVVLGVDNVIFISILASKLPKEEQDRARVLGLSLAAVTRILFLLSIAWIMALKKPLFALMGHEVTGKDLVLIAGGLFLIYKSVKEIHEKLEGEPGHAVKRVAPSFASVIAQVLLLDIVFSIDSVITAVGLTRYVPVMVAAILISVAIMLLASKGIYAFVNEHPTVKMLALSFLLLIGFTLVAEGSGVHIPKGYIYFAMGFAVFVEWLNLRAGLRGKPVKLHQPYEEEG
- a CDS encoding YpdA family putative bacillithiol disulfide reductase, which encodes MVDVLVVGAGPVGLAAAIEAKRLGLSHLVLERGTVAETIYRFPRDLVFFSESKNIEIGGHPLVSHGPKPTRKEALLYYQRVAEREALGVLTYTEVLRIQGQEGAFQVFAREGRGERTFLARYVVLATGYYGNPNRLGVPGEDLPHVLYRYEEGAAFFGRKVAVVGGSNSAVEAALELYRAGARVTLVHRGRWVRPSVKYWLLPDFENRVKEGSIAALMEAEVEAITPEGLWLRRPAGRAFLEADFVLVLIGYRAEDRLLREAGVAYEGETPRLSPEFETSIPGLFAVGSCAYGPETRSVFIENGREHAKVALAAIARRLAP
- the ilvB gene encoding biosynthetic-type acetolactate synthase large subunit, which encodes MKGAEALLKALEREGVEVIFGHPGGAIMPTYDALYDSRIRHILVRHEQGGVHAATAYARASGRVGVVMATSGPGALNLVTGLADAYMDSTPVVAITGNVPRALIGTDAFQEADVTGVTMPITKHNYLVQDVNDLPRVVKEAFHIAATGRPGPVLIDVPKDVQLAEFTGDFDVELDLPGYKPTTKGHPKQIERALDALEKAERPILMVGGGAQHAHAELLAFAEKTGLPVITTLMGLGAFPGNHPLWLGMPGMHGTVAANRAIHHADVILAIGLRFDDRVTGKVSRFAPHAHTIIHVDIDPAEIGKVVRTHVPIVGDARLVLKEMLKGAKPLKLAGWWRELEEWRTRYPLRWKPKPHLQSQEVIRAFFEATGGNAIVTTGVGQHQMFAAQFFPVTRPRSFITSGGLGTMGVGLPFAIGAKFARPDELVIDFDGDGSFQMTLQELATVVKYGLDVKVVILNNGYLGMVRQWQDLFHAKRYSEVYLADSNPDFARLAEAYGIRGIKVERKEDLRKGVEAVLNADGPVVAEFKVYHEEGVFPMIPAGGAAEDMILEHPEEKAEVEA
- the ilvN gene encoding acetolactate synthase small subunit, whose product is MRHVISVLVQDHPRVLNRITSLFARRGFNLESLAVGTTHMPGLSRISLVVSGDDHTLEQVEKQLNRLIEVLKVTDHSEPHVERELCLVKVHVAGVEERLAVKDIQEAFRARVVDVAQKSLILELTGDSKKVDSFIEALRPYGILEVMRTGAVAMSRGERTLKVREKREAV
- the ilvC gene encoding ketol-acid reductoisomerase, translating into MKIYYEHDADLGFILGKKVAVLGFGSQGHAHALNLKESGVDVRVGLRPGSKSFAKAEAAGLRVLSVAEAVREADVVMVLLPDEAQGRVYREEIEPNLREGAALAFAHGFNIHFGQIKPRRDLDVWMVAPKGPGHLVRSEYQRGSGVPALVAVHQDASGSAFPTALAYAKAIGAARAGVIATTFKDETETDLFGEQAVLCGGLTRLIQAGFETLVEAGYPPEMAYFETVHEVKLIVDLIYEAGFAGMRYSISNTAEYGDYTRGEVAVPVEETKRRMREILRQIQTGEFAREWMLENQVGQPVLEANRKRWKAHPIEEVGARLRAMMPFLRARVLEEVG